The genomic stretch CATGACAGATAAAGAACATCCACCAAGGAATCCCAAGTAACGCCAAAGGAAGATTAAAAGCATATTCGAAAATCCTTTGGAACATGGATTGCCGAAGAGCCACAGTTAGATTAAATTCTTCACTGGAATGATGGGTCACATGGCAGGCCCAAAGAAAATGGATCTCATGAGTGGCCCTATGAAACCAATAATATATAAAATCCACAGCGATCAGAACGAAGGTCCATGCAAGAAAAGATTCTAGATTAAATTCCCAACCGTTAGGAGTTTTCAACAAAGGAGAAGAAGATGGAAATTCGCCTAGCTGAAAAAGACTCTGAACGGAATAATATATTCTAATTTTATCATATAGAAGAATAGCCCCTAAAGTGATGACCACTCCCGTAAAAGAATATAAGATCCCGGTCGCCAGATCGGAAACGGAATCATTCCATCTGTAAACAGACTTTCTTCTTCCCCATATAAATTCCACCAAAGCCAGTCCTAGAAAAAAAGGAACCGCTTTGTCTAAAATCGTTTCTTGCATATCCCACACTCTTACTATCTAGTTTACTGTATTTAGAAATTTTGCCAATTTACGGACCAAAAACCTAGGAGAGATTCTGACCGATTGAGCCATTACCTTATTGGCCAACCCTGAGATCACCACAGCTTTTCCGGCTTTTACTCCTTGGTAACCTATCTTGGCCACGTAAGCCGCATCCGCCTTAGGAACAAGACCACTATTTAAGATCGCGGACTTATCCATCTCCGCTCTTTTGAAAAATTCTGTTTTGGTAGGCCCGGGACAGAGACAGGTAACATTCACTCCGTCTTTACGAACTTCTTCCGCAAGACCTTCCGAGAAGAATAGAACGTACGCCTTGGAAGCATAATAGTTCGTCATCATCGGCCCCGGTTGAAAAGCTGCAGTAGAAGCTACATTCAGAATTTTTCCTGCATGTCTTTCTCTCATATCTCTCAAGAATAAATGAGTTAGTTCTACAAGAGACGTCACATTGACTTGGATCAGATCCAATTCTTCTTTCAGATCTAAAGAGTGGAATTTTCCATTTG from Leptospira neocaledonica encodes the following:
- a CDS encoding SDR family NAD(P)-dependent oxidoreductase codes for the protein MKKTALITGASVGIGYEISKLAAKDGYDLILVARNLKTLNSVKKEMESLGANVEILSADLSDPKSPKKIYDFAKKKKAIVDLLVNNAGFGTNGKFHSLDLKEELDLIQVNVTSLVELTHLFLRDMRERHAGKILNVASTAAFQPGPMMTNYYASKAYVLFFSEGLAEEVRKDGVNVTCLCPGPTKTEFFKRAEMDKSAILNSGLVPKADAAYVAKIGYQGVKAGKAVVISGLANKVMAQSVRISPRFLVRKLAKFLNTVN